TGAAAGAGATGAGTCAGCAATAGACAACTGATTGGTCTATCTGGATACTTGGATCATTCATTGGTCGTTGGAGAGAGAGACCTCAGTGCGGCTCCGTGATAGACAGTGTATGAGATATGAGTGGAACTGTACAGGCAACTGCAGAGATATCAGTGGAGCTGGACCGCATACAGAGTAGGGGACATGATTGGAGCCATACATTCAGCCATGTGAGATTGTGTAGTGGTGGCAGAGGTCACCGAGATGGGTGGGGTTGGATAGCCTGATGTAAGAAACAGGTGGGTTGATCTGGACATCTGTTTGTAGGGTAGAAATGAGTGGAACTTGAAAGACAGATGAATGAAAGAGATTTGAAGAATTGGATAGCCACTTGTTTGAGGAAGGTATGTGAAAGCGACCAGTCAACAGTATTAGTGAAAATAGTGTAGTCAGACACtaatgtaaatgaaataaatgagtgAAACTGGACAATTGGCTATATCAGAGAGAAGACTGGAGATGGACAGCCAACCATATGAGACAGATGAATCAAAGTGGACAGTCAGCCATATTAAGAGAAATGCATGGAGCTTGACAGCTGGATAAGGGTGAGAGATGAGAAGGGCCATAAAAACCATCCCTGTGAGATTGATGAGACAAGTCAGAGCTCATGCTGTATAAGTGTGATCGGCTAGAAATTCAAAAGCAAGAAAAGGTCTGTGAATACTTTAGGATTGGTTGTATTTCTGAATTACTCATAGAGATGTGGTCTTCAGTTAAGccacaataataaacaaacataatctGATTAAACTAATAATACACAATCattaatatttgttaataatgatcacattgtttaaattgtttaaccATTCACAGTCCAGGCTGAAGAAATTAGCTAGTAACTAGTCGCTAGGCTAATGACTTATCCAAAAGCTAATTAAAGTCATGTATAACAATCCATAAAATGAGATTGGAGGTTCCCtgcctattaaaaataaattaataaaaagccCACCTGTTTTGTAATGTCAGACTTCTGAAGCATATGTCCCTTGTTTTATTCCATCAGTTTACAAGATATCAGTTGTTAGATCTAATTTTGTAGCTGAAAGACATGTTGTTTTTATACTGGCAGGTAATGTTATCATAATATTATGTTACCTCTTGTTTAATTTGTCTTTGTGCAAGTAATGTGTGAAAGTAGTGTATACATTCTCATAGAGAACTCCTCTGTGATTAGAGTTCAGTGTTTGCAAATTCAGTCTTCACCTAATGGTTGATATGGTAGTTTAGCATAGGCATTTGTAAtggcaaaatactgtataaacagaTAACTAACAAAATGAAGGAATTAGGAGTATATTGTATACTGAAGCAAATGTTTCTATATGTCCActcattgattttaaataaataatattccaTTGTGTTTAAGGTCTTGTATAAAAATGGTGGGTGGATCCAGCCTTCCACCTTTTAACCTGATGAgtccagttcagatttattgtagGTCGGGAATTTATTTTGCAAGTATTAGGCAGAAGGCAGGATCCAGTCCTAGAGTATGGATGCATGCACACACTAGCACATACAGAGGAATTTAAAATGCAGTAATTTGTTGTTTTGGCTCTCATGATTCAAAAAGATCTCTGCTGATTTTTGAGAAGGAGTTGGTTGGTGGAGCACCATTGCAGGTAAAATGATTAAAAGAACACACAGTGTTCTTCTGAGTTGTGGAAGAAAGTGATCTTGTAGGATGAGTCATCCTTCACTTTATGTTCAGCAAGCAGATGAGTACATCTGTTGTGCACACCAAAACATTTACTGGTCCAAGTGCTCTTTTCACTACATGAAAGAGTTTCAGTGAGTCTTTTATGTTGTTGAGTGTTCTCCATGCATTCTTAAGTTACATTGAGTCCTTTAGAGGCCAAGAAATATGCCAGTTAATTCTGAATGACCAAAATAATCTTCTGTTAAACCCTTTCTATCCTGATAGTAGTGAAATCTTTCAGGGTAAAAAAGTTAAAGGTAAAGTGTCAACACAGGTACAGACGATTTGAGAGTAAAAGAGGTTTATGACTGATTTAAAGAAAATCATGGTGATGTAAGCCATGGACACCTAAGACATCTAATCCAAGATAGAATGATGACCCATTCTTCCAATGTAGCATTTGCGGAATATGTGCCAGGTAGCAATGTGGTTGTTCTGGCAACTCATGGTGGACTAACACATTGTTTAGACAACAAATTTACCTGTTTCCATTGTTTTCTCAGTCGTCTATGGTTAAGGAATTCATGTTGTATGGCAGAACACCGATACCATAAGTGCCCATAATGAAATAGTTAATTATTTGGGTTATTTTATAGGGCACATTGTAAACATGAAAGTTTTTTCAGCTTGTTGCCTTTATAGCCCAGAAGTCTGTGTAGAACAAGGTTATATAGAATATGGTCTGGGCTTAATCTCCACTAATGTATAATCAGCCTGTTCtattgtgttattaaaactgaatcagtattaacttttatttatttattttttttacctatttCATCTTTGTAGACGCACAGGACTCCTGCAGTGCTATGATTCATTTATCAAAAGAATTCTAAAAGCTGCAGTTCCCAATGAAACACAATGATCACCCTGGTGGATATGCAAGAAACCCACTAGGGCTTTTTACTCTACAGGATAAAATTAGAAATTAATATcagaatataaagaaaatgagaaaaaaatactgatgtagtattctcaaacccacttaatacaaAAAGTATtactagttttattattttaagtgcCCATGGCTGTAATTAGTTAGCAGAAAGGAAAGTGGTAGTCTGAATTGTCTTAAAGGAGCtgatgacaatttaaaaaaatgaaactgcatAATAACTACTTCCCCATAAAAAATAtctatatgctttttttttttttttttttttttttttaagtacagtacattgtCAGGCACTAAATTGCATTTGAAGTAACCACAGGGTTTTTCAGGCCACCCAAGATGAGCTGAAGGCTTCTTACCGGCGCCTCTGCATGTTGTACCATCCTGACAAACACAGAGACCCTGAACTGAAAAATCAAGCAGAGCGTCTTTTCAATCTAGTGCACCAGGCTTATGAAGGTAGGTGGTTGCTCTTTTTATACCTGTTGCTGCCTAGTTCAAGGTTATCAAATGTACTGACCCTTCATTTTTATTCGCAGTGCTTAGTGACCCACAGTCGAGAGCAATTTATGACATTTATGGGAAAAGAGGTCTCGAGGTCGAAGGATGGGAGGTGAGCACCAAGCATTCAGGGCTGGATATAAGTTATAACAGGCCATTAAATGTCCATTGGGCATGGGACTGACCAATTCAGTGTTCAGATGAATGCAGATCCACCAGCAGGCAAGCAAATACTAACTTCTAGCTGTTTTTAATTGATTTCAGGTAGTAGAAAGAAAGAGGGCACCTGCTGAAATTAGGGAGGAGTTTGAGCGGCTGCAGAGGACGAGGGAAGAGAGGAGGTTACAACAGAGAACAAACCCAAAGGTATCCTATCCAACTTAATCCTCAAACATTCTATAGTTAAGTAATTACTAATCGTAACTCAAGTGAGGATAAGGTAGTATTCCAAGCCTCCCTTGAATTCCAGATTTTGATGTCTCCCAAAACTTTCAACTTTTAGAATGTTTcggacatctttttttttttttttgcttaatattttacaaagatgtatttttaaagtaaatggtTTATATAagtgttttttaaacaaatatactttattatttacagtttGAGTCTGTAAATCTTTTATATCTACACATTTGTCagtcactttttttgtttgtgtgtgtgtatatatatatatatatatatatgtgtatatgcatgttttttattttttttgtaaacaagcCTACAATTTAAACACACTTAATTCAGGGTTGTGGATTAGGTCACTGGGGTTTTTGTTCTTCTACTTTTCCCAGAAGCActtagttaaaataaataaataaaattacctcTAGATGGAGCTCCAGTCCCTTGGAGTGTTCTGTtcatatgattaaaaaaatgacttgTATGGAGGAGATGTTTACAGAAAGTTTAAACTAGATTCCTGATTTTGTGcaatatacttttttttgtacaaatgtgTGATATAGCAAAATAATATCTAATATCTGCAgttacaaaatacaatttttttgtagCTAATCAAAATTTTGTCAAATTAGATATAATATTGGCAGTGACCTGCAAGCTGTATCAATGGCATTCAAGTTAAGTGAGCAAATTAAGGCAATTGCATTGTGGAAGAGGTGTTAGAACGGCACAGTAAACCTGAGCTGAACACTAAGCTGGCATTGCAGTTTAGCCAATTGTTCTATAACAGAGACCAGCTTTAAATTGTGAATACTTAGTGTATTCATAAATGTTTAACAGAGTTCCATCATTCAGCATAATTCTGAGAAAACATTAGATCTGGACTCCTGATTGtagtttttttatatgttacttttaCTGGAATTACTTAGTCAATACATCCATTTATATATCAATTTTCTAAACAATAATTAGCAAATTATGAGAATAATATATAACTGTTTGTGCAAGTATTATGTGTACAGTTGTCCTATTATAAGGTTTTTGGCAAATGTGAGAGAATGTGCTAGACTCTTTTTTGCATGAGCAGGGGACAATCAGTGTTGGAGTGGATGCCACTGACCTATTTGATCGGTATGATGAGGAATATGAAGACGTGCCAGGAGGTGGCTTCCCACAGATTGAGATTAACAGGATGCACATTTCACAGTCAATAGAGGTACTGTGggtttattatttcttattgtcATTTCTGTTCTACTGCTTCTGTTTTCAacacaaaatatgtaaatatgtatttttataggCCCCTCTGACCTCACGTGACACGGCTATCCTCTCTGGAAGTCTTTCTACACAGAATGGCAATGGTGGTGGGACCATTAACTTGGCACTACGACGCGTTACATCCAGCAAAGGCTGGGGAGAGGTATTGTCTAGCCTGTTGTGCTAACTTTACCCCTCTGGGGATACTAGCATGTGCagcttgagttttgttttttttctccgtgTCCTTAAGGAAGCCAGGAAGAGCCCGCTGAGTCTAGCTGCATCCTGATACACCCAGCTGGTCTCATTTTGTCACTAAAGTCCTTCTGGCTTCTCCTGTTGGGCAGGTAGAACTGGGAGCTGGGGACCTGCATGGCCCACTGTTTGGGATGAAGATATTTCGGAATCTTACACCTCGCTGGTGAGTTATGCTTAACTGTTTTTTTGGTTATTAGTTTGTGGTTCTGTTTCCGAACACACAATAACAATAAGGAGCCCatagttaatttttttcctcctatAAGATGAAGACAAATCACCAGAGTTTAACTTAAGAATGTGTTTGTTCAGTAGCATCCCACTATATGCTATTATACAAATGCCTGATTTATTTGCAGCATTTGCAGGAACCTCTTATTTACTTTTAGAACTGACAGAAATACAGAAAtgattgtgttctttttttgttagaCTGAAAAATGTATAACATCTATATTGCTGAAATAAAAATTTTTACACATGGGAAGAAATGTCCAACAAATAGGACAGCCGCCATGTTACTGGAAAGttgtatttcattaataaattCGGTTGGCCGGTTACTTACAGTACTAACATTAACTAATCTGAAATAACTAAACAATAACTACCtagatacaaaataaacaatggtTAGTGCATAACATAGGAGCAGTTAATTACAGTTTATGCACAGTTTTCTGAAATTCAtatttaacttttatatatttttcacttGTGGGGCTTGCAGTTAATTCCTTAAAGCTATCAAATGAAGAAGAgtgttaatttaaatattgttcaTAAGCTGTTAATGTAGTATTTTTCCATAAAGCAGGCAGTACAGCTTCTAGGATCTGGTGGTTGATAAACTTGCATAAATCACtggaaatagtgtttaataaaagcatttaagTAAGAGTTAATCTTTACCTGAGGATTAATTTACCATAAGGGttagtatttttaaaaacataatccaATTTCTAGTGGCAAAAATCCAGAttgaaattcaaaaatgttaaaattcaatAGTCATTGCTAGCAAATAATAGCAAATATTATACTATATGTAAGTAAATTACTAAAATAGTACTCTGTAGTAGAATAGTTTTTTAgtggaaaaatgcaaaatacatagaaaaatgtAGTGGAGCCTCTCTCTTGTCTGAACCTAGTACACTTTTTTCTATCTTGTACCTGATGCAGCTGGGATAGGTTCTGGCTCCTACAACCTTAAACTGAGTCAAGCACATTTATGAACATTATATAAAGTATGACAACAAGTCTTATTTTGGAAATTTGTCAAACAGGACTcatgtgtacagtatgttttacaGGATTTTTCAGAAATGGGACAAATGCGTTGCATCACCCTCAGAATCTCTTAGGCTACATGAGGATCAGACTGCTGTATAAGTGCAGCTTTTGCTGGTGTAGTAGCATCTGAGCTTGGTCCATGTGTATCCACTGTATTTCTGAGTGATAAAACCTAACTAAAGACCAAACTAAACAAGTCTGACTtttttggccaaaaaaaaaatacatgtctaCTAGATGGTTCTCTTTTTTACATAGGTTCAGTAGTTTCGATTTCctgatttgaaaaatgtgttgcaATCGTTAACCTGGGCTTCCTTAGACTCTAGGAGACCATTGTAATTACAAGACATAGTTTTTTGAAATAGGTTTTAACATGTATTCTTGTTCATTTCCCAGCTTTGTAACCACGCAGTGTGGCCTCCAGTTCTCCTCACGAGGGATTCGACCAGGCCTAACTACTGTTCTAGCACGTCATCTGGACAAGAACACAATGGGTTATCTACAGTGGCGTTGGGGCACACAGTCTGCCATGAACACCAGTATTGTAAGAGACACCAAGACCAGTCACTTCACTTTTGCCCTGCAGGTATGTCATGAGTAACATTTCTAGTAGAAAGAGCCCATAGTAAGCACTAGCAAAGAGAAGCACAATTGATGCCACTGAGAAATAACTCCACCATCAATGAGTGATTGAAATGTAAAAGGAAATGTTGTATCTGCTATGGTAATTGAGAGTGAGggtatttttcattttccatggaTATGATacatcaaatttaattttgtatcCTTTGACCAGTcctctgagaaaagcgctatataaatataatgaattattattattattctttttctagTTGGGAATTCCACACTCCTTCATGATGCTTAGTTACCAATATAAGTTCCAGGATGAAGATCAGACCAGATTAAAGGGTTCAGTGAAGTAAGTGTCACTCCAATTATGTACATAAAACAAGTT
This region of Erpetoichthys calabaricus chromosome 8, fErpCal1.3, whole genome shotgun sequence genomic DNA includes:
- the LOC114656017 gene encoding dnaJ homolog subfamily C member 11, which produces MAAAFGDEEIDNDDYYSLLNVRREATQDELKASYRRLCMLYHPDKHRDPELKNQAERLFNLVHQAYEVLSDPQSRAIYDIYGKRGLEVEGWEVVERKRAPAEIREEFERLQRTREERRLQQRTNPKGTISVGVDATDLFDRYDEEYEDVPGGGFPQIEINRMHISQSIEAPLTSRDTAILSGSLSTQNGNGGGTINLALRRVTSSKGWGEVELGAGDLHGPLFGMKIFRNLTPRCFVTTQCGLQFSSRGIRPGLTTVLARHLDKNTMGYLQWRWGTQSAMNTSIVRDTKTSHFTFALQLGIPHSFMMLSYQYKFQDEDQTRLKGSVKTGFFGTVVEYGAERKISQHSILGATVSVGVPQGVSLKIKLNRASQTYFFPIHLTDQLLPSAVFYATVGPILFYLAMHRLIIKPYLNAQMEHELEKQRENSATDIAKKKQESEAAVRLMQESVRRIIEAEEARMGLIIVNAWYGKFVTDNSKKHERAKVIDVTVPLQCLVKDSKLILTEASKSGLPGFYDPCVGEEKSIKVLYQFRGVLHQVLSGDTEPLRIPKQSHRIDLDT